A single genomic interval of Amblyomma americanum isolate KBUSLIRL-KWMA chromosome 11, ASM5285725v1, whole genome shotgun sequence harbors:
- the LOC144109569 gene encoding tetraspanin-33-like: protein MPGDGSDYQRMFVIKMEVSVKLFGVITMSLSFCGCVGALRENSRLLNVYSSLITALLLINLVVGLIVFFLPSQMKKMLSETFSIELIVHYRDSPDFQRLMDSMQERMQCCGISRRNFRYRNANMYLNCSRAKPSNERCSVPYSCCKRNSNDQAVSLSCGRNVLNMTDYDAWFQVYTGNCLDSAHRYVRENVTIITGLCLVFVILLAFVQMVTQALLDEILIIRRIYEKFYERAYDMRAAHEQTEPTAN, encoded by the exons ATGCCCGGGGATGGCAGCGActaccagcg CATGTTCGTGATCAAGATGGAGGTCTCGGTTAAGCTGTTCGGCGTGATCACCATGTCTCTGTCCTTCTGCGGCTGCGTGGGTGCGCTTCGGGAAAACAGCCGCCTGCTGAACGTGTACTCCTCCTTaatcacggcgctgctgctcaTCAACCTGGTCGTGGGCCTCATCGTCTTCTTCCTGCCGTCTCAGATGAAGAAGATGCTCTCCGAGACATTCTCCATTGAGCTCATCGTCCACTACCGAGATTCGCCGGACTTCCAGAGGCTCATGGACAGCATGCAG GAGAGGATGCAGTGCTGCGGAATCTCGAGGAGGAATTTCCGGTACCGGAACGCCAACATGTACTTAAACTGCTCCCGCGCTAAGCCCAGCAACGAGCGCTGCTCGGTTCCATACTCGTGCTGCAAACGAAATAGCAACGATCAG GCGGTGAGTTTGTCGTGCGGTCGCAACGTGCTCAACATGACCGACTACGACGCCTGGTTCCAGGTGTACACGGGCAACTGCCTCGACTCGGCTCACCGCTACGTGCGCGAGAACGTCACCATCATCACGGGCCTCTGCCTCGTCTTCGTCATCTTGCTCGCCTTCGTGCAGATGGTCACGCAGGCTCTCCTCGACGAGATACTCATCATCCGCCGCATCTACGAGAAGTTCTACGAGCGCGCTTACGACATGCGCGCCGCCCACGAGCAGACGGAGCCGACCGCAAACTAG